One window of the Streptomyces sp. NBC_00259 genome contains the following:
- a CDS encoding chloride channel protein — MTHGEPGPQREAAGAGDTRPEPDVLRGLLLSASYRRVLLFSALIGIPVSLVAFWFLVALHQLEHLMWDDVPKAFGSPVPPWWWPLVLLPVAGLIVGLVVARLPGGGGHVPAYGLQAGGATAAALPGVVIAAAASLPLGATLGPEAPLIALGGGLALLFRNLARGNVTSQNTALLGAAGAAAAISVVLGNPVIAAVLLMEIIGVGGPRLVAVMLPALLSSGVGSLVFTGFGRWTGLQTGSLRLHLSGPFPHLDAGDVGWTLLIGVVVGVLVHAIQFVGRLAAVRVRSRPVPFSVLFAFGAGICAAVYTGITGRSPADVASSGQSTMVQLAADPASWGVGALVAVLAFKGLAYALCLGSLRGGPIFPALFLGAATGVLLAPLPGLGVIPGLAAGMAASAAAALRLPVSSVVLVALLLGSIAMTPVVILAAVVAIITTELLPGAHGAPPAPATKAPAGVGARAPS; from the coding sequence ATGACGCATGGGGAGCCCGGTCCGCAGCGGGAGGCGGCCGGGGCCGGTGACACCCGTCCGGAGCCGGACGTTCTGCGCGGCCTCCTGCTCAGTGCCTCCTACCGGAGGGTGCTGCTGTTCTCCGCCCTGATCGGTATCCCGGTCTCGCTGGTCGCGTTCTGGTTCCTCGTCGCGCTGCACCAGCTTGAGCACCTGATGTGGGACGACGTGCCGAAGGCGTTCGGCAGCCCGGTCCCGCCCTGGTGGTGGCCGCTGGTGCTGTTGCCGGTCGCGGGTCTGATCGTCGGCCTGGTCGTCGCGCGGCTGCCCGGCGGGGGCGGCCATGTGCCCGCGTACGGGCTGCAGGCCGGCGGTGCCACCGCCGCCGCCCTGCCCGGAGTGGTCATCGCGGCGGCGGCGAGCCTGCCGCTCGGCGCGACCCTCGGGCCGGAGGCACCGCTGATCGCGCTCGGCGGTGGTCTCGCCCTGCTGTTCCGTAACCTCGCGCGAGGCAATGTCACATCGCAGAACACCGCGCTCCTGGGCGCGGCCGGTGCCGCGGCGGCCATCTCCGTGGTCCTCGGCAACCCCGTGATCGCCGCCGTGCTGCTGATGGAGATCATCGGGGTGGGCGGTCCGCGGCTGGTCGCGGTCATGCTCCCCGCGCTGCTCTCCAGCGGCGTCGGCTCCCTGGTGTTCACCGGCTTCGGCCGGTGGACCGGGTTGCAGACGGGCAGCCTGCGGCTGCACCTGTCCGGGCCGTTCCCGCACCTCGACGCCGGGGACGTGGGCTGGACGCTGCTCATCGGTGTCGTCGTCGGCGTGCTGGTGCACGCGATCCAGTTCGTCGGACGGCTGGCGGCCGTGCGCGTACGGTCCCGTCCCGTCCCGTTCAGCGTCCTGTTCGCCTTCGGGGCCGGCATCTGCGCGGCCGTGTACACCGGTATCACCGGCCGCTCGCCCGCCGACGTCGCCTCGTCCGGCCAGAGCACGATGGTGCAGCTGGCCGCGGACCCCGCCTCATGGGGCGTCGGTGCGCTCGTCGCCGTTCTCGCGTTCAAGGGCCTCGCATACGCACTGTGCCTGGGCAGCCTGCGAGGCGGCCCGATCTTCCCGGCGCTGTTCCTCGGTGCGGCGACGGGCGTCCTGCTGGCGCCCCTGCCGGGTCTCGGCGTCATCCCGGGTCTGGCGGCCGGCATGGCCGCCTCGGCCGCCGCCGCGCTGCGGCTGCCCGTCAGCAGCGTGGTGCTCGTGGCCCTGCTGCTCGGCAGCATCGCCATGACCCCCGTGGTGATCCTCGCGGCGGTGGTCGCGATCATCACCACCGAACTGCTGCCGGGCGCCCACGGGGCGCCGCCCGCACCCGCCACCAAGGCCCCCGCCGGGGTCGGGGCGCGGGCACCGTCGTGA
- a CDS encoding GntR family transcriptional regulator has product MPLQLSVDRTSPVPLYFQLSQQLEAAIEHGTLTPGSLLGNEIELAGRLGLSRPTVRQAIQSLVDKGLLVRRRGVGTQVVHSQVKRPLELSSLYDDLEAAGQRPATLVLRNTLEPATAEVAAALGVAEGSDVHLVERLRSAHGEPMAHLCNHLPAGLLPLDTGQLESTGLYRMMRAAGITLHSARQSVGARAATGEEAALLGEEAGAPLLTMQRTTFDDTGRAVEFGSHIYRASRYAFEFQLLVRP; this is encoded by the coding sequence GTGCCGCTCCAGCTCAGCGTGGACCGCACCAGCCCGGTCCCGCTGTACTTCCAGCTGTCCCAGCAGCTGGAGGCGGCCATCGAGCACGGCACGCTCACGCCCGGCAGCCTCCTCGGCAACGAGATCGAGCTGGCGGGCCGGCTCGGGCTGTCCCGCCCCACCGTCCGCCAGGCCATCCAGTCGCTCGTCGACAAGGGCCTGCTGGTGCGCCGCCGAGGTGTCGGCACCCAGGTCGTGCACAGCCAGGTCAAGCGCCCACTGGAGCTGAGCAGCCTCTACGACGACCTGGAGGCGGCGGGCCAGCGCCCCGCGACCCTGGTCCTGCGCAACACCCTCGAACCCGCGACTGCCGAGGTCGCCGCCGCCCTCGGGGTGGCCGAGGGCAGCGACGTCCACCTCGTCGAGCGGCTGCGGTCCGCACACGGCGAGCCGATGGCCCATCTGTGCAACCATCTGCCCGCCGGACTGCTGCCACTGGACACCGGGCAGCTGGAGTCCACCGGGCTCTACCGGATGATGCGTGCCGCGGGAATCACCTTGCACAGCGCCCGGCAGTCGGTCGGCGCCCGCGCCGCCACCGGCGAGGAGGCCGCACTGCTCGGCGAGGAGGCCGGCGCGCCGCTGCTCACGATGCAGCGCACCACGTTCGACGACACCGGACGGGCCGTCGAGTTCGGCTCGCACATCTACCGGGCCTCGCGCTACGCCTTCGAGTTCCAGCTGCTCGTACGTCCGTGA
- a CDS encoding DUF6325 family protein codes for MSDDIEEMGPVDYLVVEFPGNRMTGDGFPLLVDLVDRRIIRILDLLFVRKDTDGSVMLLELSEVDSDGTLDLTVFEGASSGLLGQDDIDEAGAAIEPGNSAAVLVYENTWAAPLARAMRASGAQLVAGGRIPVQALLASLDEVEGTGGQGTSAA; via the coding sequence ATGAGCGATGACATCGAAGAAATGGGACCCGTCGACTACCTGGTCGTGGAGTTTCCCGGGAACCGCATGACGGGCGACGGCTTTCCGCTGCTCGTCGATCTGGTCGACCGCCGGATCATCCGCATTCTCGACCTGCTGTTCGTCCGCAAGGACACTGACGGTTCCGTCATGCTCCTGGAGCTGTCCGAGGTGGACAGCGACGGGACCCTCGACCTGACCGTCTTCGAAGGCGCGTCCTCCGGCCTGCTGGGCCAGGACGACATCGACGAGGCAGGCGCGGCCATCGAACCGGGCAACTCCGCCGCTGTCCTGGTGTACGAGAACACATGGGCCGCTCCGCTCGCCCGGGCCATGCGCGCGAGCGGCGCCCAGCTGGTGGCGGGGGGCCGGATTCCCGTACAGGCCCTGCTCGCCTCCCTGGACGAGGTCGAGGGCACGGGCGGCCAGGGGACGTCCGCGGCCTGA
- a CDS encoding ABC transporter permease has translation MTATAPPAHDKAGPTDERLLRTSPLKKLLGRPELGSVVGAAAVFVFFSVVADSFLRTSSLSTVLYAASTIGIMAVPVALLMIGGEFDLSAGVLVTSSALISSMFSYQMTANVWVGALVSLLVTLAIGAFNGIMLVRTKLPSFIITLGTFLMLTGMNLGFTKLISGTVSTKTIADMEGFASAKKLFATFTVAGVDIKTTILWWIALVAVATWILLRTRFGNWIFAAGGGDGAARAVGVPVARTKIVLYMGVAFCAWISGQHLLFSFDVVQSGEGVGNELIYIIAAVIGGCLITGGYGSAIGSAVGAFIFGMTSKGIVYAEWNPDWFKFFLGAMLLLATLLNAWVRKRAEATR, from the coding sequence ATGACCGCGACCGCACCACCCGCGCACGACAAGGCGGGCCCCACCGACGAGCGGCTGCTGCGCACCTCACCGCTGAAGAAGCTGCTCGGCCGCCCCGAACTGGGTTCGGTCGTCGGCGCGGCCGCCGTCTTCGTCTTCTTCTCCGTCGTGGCCGACAGCTTCCTGCGCACCTCCAGCCTCAGCACCGTGCTGTACGCGGCGTCGACCATCGGCATCATGGCCGTGCCCGTCGCCCTGCTGATGATCGGCGGCGAGTTCGACCTGTCGGCCGGCGTGCTGGTGACCAGCTCCGCGCTGATCTCCTCGATGTTCAGCTACCAGATGACGGCGAACGTCTGGGTCGGCGCCCTCGTCTCGCTGCTGGTCACACTCGCCATCGGCGCCTTCAACGGCATCATGCTGGTCCGTACGAAGCTACCGAGCTTCATCATCACGCTCGGTACGTTCCTGATGCTGACCGGCATGAACCTCGGCTTCACCAAGCTGATCAGCGGCACCGTGTCGACGAAGACCATCGCCGACATGGAGGGCTTCGCCTCCGCCAAGAAACTGTTCGCCACCTTCACCGTCGCCGGCGTCGACATCAAGACGACCATCCTGTGGTGGATCGCCCTGGTCGCCGTCGCCACCTGGATCCTGCTGCGCACCCGCTTCGGCAACTGGATCTTCGCGGCCGGCGGCGGCGACGGCGCGGCGCGCGCCGTCGGTGTCCCGGTGGCCAGGACCAAGATCGTCCTGTACATGGGTGTGGCGTTCTGCGCCTGGATCTCCGGCCAGCATCTGCTGTTCTCGTTCGACGTCGTCCAGTCCGGCGAAGGCGTCGGCAACGAGCTGATCTACATCATCGCGGCCGTCATCGGAGGCTGTCTGATCACCGGTGGCTACGGCTCGGCGATCGGCTCCGCGGTCGGTGCCTTCATCTTCGGCATGACCAGCAAGGGCATCGTGTACGCGGAGTGGAACCCGGACTGGTTCAAGTTCTTCCTCGGAGCGATGCTCCTCCTGGCCACCCTGCTCAACGCATGGGTCCGCAAGCGCGCGGAGGCGACACGGTGA
- a CDS encoding sugar ABC transporter substrate-binding protein, with amino-acid sequence MAKVRTGVRAIGAVLAAVLGASLAGCSATGGKRAEDARKAAEAQGRAAVSTPRWTFAMVTHSGDGDTFWDIVQKGAKQAAVKDNIKFLYAHSDEAQQQAQLVQTYIDQNVDGLIVTLAKPDAMKDVVAKATRAGIPVITVNSGSAESKAFGALSHIGQDETVAGEAVGDELDKRGKRKALCVLHEQGNVGHEQRCAGTKKTFAGNLQNLYVDGTNMPDVQASIEAKLQTDPSIDAVVTLGAPFADAAVQAKQTAGSKAEIDTFDLNAKVAAALGAGKLGFAVDQQPYLQGYEAVDLLWLHRYNADVLGGGRPVLTGPQIITQQDAAELQDYTERGTR; translated from the coding sequence GTGGCAAAGGTTCGGACAGGGGTGCGTGCGATCGGCGCGGTGCTGGCGGCGGTGCTCGGAGCATCCCTCGCGGGATGCAGCGCCACCGGCGGCAAGCGCGCGGAGGACGCGCGGAAGGCCGCCGAGGCCCAGGGCCGCGCCGCGGTCAGCACGCCCCGCTGGACCTTCGCCATGGTGACCCACTCCGGGGATGGCGACACCTTCTGGGACATCGTCCAGAAGGGCGCGAAGCAGGCCGCGGTCAAGGACAACATCAAGTTCCTGTACGCCCACAGCGACGAGGCCCAGCAGCAGGCCCAGCTGGTCCAGACGTACATCGACCAGAACGTCGACGGACTGATCGTCACGCTCGCCAAGCCGGACGCGATGAAGGACGTCGTCGCCAAGGCCACCCGCGCCGGCATCCCGGTGATCACCGTGAACTCCGGCTCCGCCGAGTCCAAGGCGTTCGGCGCGCTCAGCCACATCGGCCAGGACGAGACCGTCGCCGGTGAGGCCGTCGGCGACGAGCTCGACAAGCGAGGGAAGAGGAAGGCCCTCTGCGTCCTGCACGAGCAGGGCAACGTGGGCCACGAGCAGCGCTGCGCCGGCACGAAGAAGACCTTCGCGGGGAACCTGCAGAACCTCTACGTCGACGGCACCAACATGCCCGACGTCCAGGCGTCCATCGAGGCCAAGCTCCAGACCGACCCGTCCATCGACGCCGTCGTCACCCTGGGCGCCCCCTTCGCGGACGCCGCGGTCCAGGCGAAGCAGACCGCGGGGAGCAAGGCCGAGATCGACACCTTCGACCTCAACGCCAAGGTCGCCGCCGCACTCGGGGCGGGAAAGCTCGGCTTCGCCGTCGACCAGCAGCCCTACCTCCAGGGCTACGAGGCCGTGGACCTCCTGTGGCTCCACCGCTACAACGCCGATGTGCTCGGCGGCGGACGGCCCGTCCTCACCGGACCGCAGATCATCACCCAGCAGGACGCCGCCGAACTGCAGGACTACACGGAGCGGGGAACCCGATGA
- a CDS encoding response regulator yields the protein MTIRVLIVDDDPLVRAGLTFMLGGAEDIEIVGEGADGDEATDLTERLRPDVVLMDIRMPRVDGLTATERLRARPDAPEVVVLTTFHADEQVLRALRAGAAGFVLKDTPPTEIVAAVRRVATGEPVLSPAVTRQLMTHVAGAAPDDRPGRARARLGTLAEREREVAVAVGRGHSNAEIAASLYMSVPTVKTHVSRILAKLGLNNRVQIALLVHDAGMLDEGAAS from the coding sequence ATGACCATCCGGGTGCTCATCGTCGACGACGACCCCCTCGTGCGCGCAGGACTCACTTTCATGCTCGGCGGGGCGGAGGACATCGAGATCGTGGGGGAGGGCGCCGACGGCGACGAAGCCACCGACCTCACCGAACGGCTGCGGCCCGACGTCGTCCTCATGGACATCCGGATGCCGCGCGTGGACGGGCTCACCGCCACCGAACGGCTCCGGGCCCGCCCCGACGCACCCGAGGTCGTGGTCCTCACCACCTTCCACGCCGACGAGCAGGTGCTGCGCGCGCTGCGGGCCGGCGCCGCGGGCTTCGTCCTCAAGGACACCCCGCCCACCGAGATCGTCGCCGCCGTACGACGGGTGGCGACCGGCGAACCGGTGCTCTCGCCCGCCGTCACCCGCCAGCTCATGACGCATGTCGCGGGCGCCGCCCCCGACGACCGGCCCGGCCGCGCCCGCGCCCGCCTCGGCACCCTCGCCGAACGGGAACGCGAGGTCGCCGTCGCGGTCGGCCGCGGCCACTCCAACGCCGAGATCGCCGCGAGCCTCTACATGAGCGTGCCGACCGTGAAGACCCATGTGTCCCGCATCCTCGCCAAACTCGGCCTCAACAACCGGGTCCAGATCGCGCTGCTGGTCCATGACGCGGGGATGCTGGACGAGGGGGCGGCCTCGTAG
- a CDS encoding YhjD/YihY/BrkB family envelope integrity protein, with product MTTGRRASFLRPSWWTAQFEAKGESLRALVARTETRFPVVTHLTARMISVNILDSATRLAAQCFLTAVPLLFVVASFAPQAVRDQLVSSVTAVFGLAGDSRAQLEQIYKSKDSNLREATGVAGAVIVLLSATACSRAMQRLCKRAWQIPRSGTRIAAWRWLAWIAVWLGVLIVQGPVRDGFGVGLWVAVPVTLLSQTLLWWWSQHLLLGGLIGWRPLLPGAVLTGFAVTVLSIGSRYYMPAAINRNLAEYGSFGSVFTILSWLIVLCAAIAIGVTAGAVLAQEPWVARRLDSAR from the coding sequence ATGACCACGGGGCGCCGCGCTTCCTTCCTTCGCCCGTCATGGTGGACGGCTCAGTTCGAGGCGAAGGGGGAATCCCTGCGGGCGCTGGTCGCGCGCACGGAGACCCGCTTCCCCGTCGTCACGCATCTGACGGCCCGAATGATCTCGGTGAACATCCTGGATTCCGCGACCCGGCTGGCCGCGCAGTGCTTCCTCACCGCCGTCCCGCTGCTGTTCGTCGTCGCCTCCTTCGCCCCGCAGGCGGTACGCGACCAGCTGGTCAGCTCCGTGACCGCGGTGTTCGGGCTGGCCGGCGACTCCCGGGCGCAGCTGGAGCAGATCTACAAGTCCAAGGACAGCAATCTGCGGGAGGCCACCGGTGTGGCCGGCGCCGTGATCGTGCTGCTGTCCGCCACCGCCTGCAGCCGGGCGATGCAGCGGCTGTGCAAGAGGGCCTGGCAGATCCCGCGGTCGGGCACGAGGATCGCCGCCTGGCGCTGGCTGGCCTGGATCGCGGTGTGGCTGGGCGTCCTGATCGTGCAGGGGCCGGTGCGCGACGGTTTCGGTGTCGGGCTGTGGGTGGCCGTTCCGGTCACGCTGCTGTCCCAGACGCTGCTGTGGTGGTGGAGCCAGCATCTGCTGCTCGGCGGACTCATCGGCTGGCGCCCGCTGCTGCCGGGCGCGGTGCTGACCGGCTTCGCCGTCACGGTGCTGTCGATCGGAAGCCGGTACTACATGCCCGCCGCCATCAACCGGAACCTCGCCGAGTACGGCTCCTTCGGCTCGGTCTTCACCATACTGTCCTGGCTGATCGTGCTCTGCGCCGCGATCGCGATCGGTGTCACGGCGGGGGCCGTACTGGCCCAGGAACCCTGGGTCGCCCGCCGCCTCGACTCGGCCCGCTGA
- a CDS encoding Gfo/Idh/MocA family protein, with translation MRIGLIGTGRIGAFHAGVLSRHREVGSLVVADTDARRAREVADRIDATAAPSVDEVFTWGVDAVVIASATAAHADLIGRAARAGLPAFCEKPIALDLPGTLGALREVDEAGTVLQLGFMRRFDAGYGTARELVRSGRLGRLHTVRAITSDPTPPPAAYLPLSGGLYRDCLVHDFDILRWITGREIVEVYATGSDAGPAMFREAGDVDTAAAVLTLDDGTLASATATRCNGAGYDVRMELCGESDTVAVGLDDRTPITSTEPQGPPPADKPWPGFLERFAPAYEAELDAFIQVASGELDNPCDGREALQALRVAEACELSRRERRPVRLEEIPGL, from the coding sequence ATGCGCATCGGACTCATCGGAACCGGACGTATCGGCGCCTTCCACGCGGGCGTCCTCAGTCGTCACCGCGAGGTGGGCTCCCTGGTGGTCGCGGACACCGACGCCCGGAGGGCGCGCGAGGTCGCCGACCGCATCGACGCCACCGCGGCGCCGTCCGTCGACGAGGTCTTCACCTGGGGCGTCGACGCCGTCGTGATCGCCTCCGCGACCGCCGCACACGCCGATCTGATCGGCCGGGCCGCGCGCGCCGGGCTGCCCGCCTTCTGCGAGAAGCCGATCGCGCTGGACCTGCCGGGGACGCTGGGCGCGCTGCGCGAGGTGGACGAGGCGGGCACCGTGCTGCAGCTGGGTTTCATGCGGCGCTTCGACGCCGGGTACGGCACGGCCCGTGAGCTGGTGCGTTCGGGGCGGCTCGGCCGGCTGCACACGGTGCGGGCCATCACCTCCGACCCGACGCCGCCGCCCGCCGCGTATCTGCCGCTGTCGGGCGGCCTCTACCGCGACTGCCTGGTCCATGACTTCGACATCCTGCGCTGGATCACGGGCCGGGAGATCGTGGAGGTGTACGCCACCGGTTCCGACGCCGGGCCGGCGATGTTCCGGGAGGCGGGCGATGTCGACACGGCGGCGGCGGTGCTGACGCTGGACGACGGAACGCTGGCTTCCGCGACGGCGACGCGCTGCAACGGCGCGGGCTACGACGTCCGTATGGAGCTGTGCGGCGAGTCGGACACCGTGGCCGTCGGCCTCGACGACCGTACGCCGATCACGTCCACCGAACCGCAGGGCCCGCCGCCCGCCGACAAGCCGTGGCCGGGCTTCCTGGAGCGGTTCGCCCCCGCCTACGAGGCCGAACTGGACGCCTTCATCCAGGTCGCGAGCGGTGAACTGGACAACCCCTGCGACGGCCGCGAGGCGCTGCAGGCGCTGCGCGTCGCGGAGGCCTGTGAGCTGTCCCGGCGGGAGCGGCGTCCGGTGCGGCTCGAGGAGATCCCGGGCCTCTGA
- a CDS encoding sugar ABC transporter substrate-binding protein, with translation MRTPRTAAVLLAALALAAAGCSGSGGKDAEEKPDGGKGGGKPATTERLKIAMVTHSGEGDTFWDIVQRGAKDAAAKDNVEFLYAANKEGKEQAQLVQTYIDQDVDGIVVTLAKPEAVKDVVKKAVAAGIPVVTINSGGQFSQEVGALSHIGQDESVAGEAVGEELNARGKKKAVCVIHEQGNVSLEDRCAGVKKTFKGTVENLNVDGTNMPATTSSIEAKLQSGKDIDAVVTLGAPFAAASVQARQTAGSSAEIDTFDLNAEVVKRLKAKEVGFAVDQQPYLQGYLAIDELWLNKTNGNVIGGGKPVLTGPALVTEKDVPALEKLTADGTR, from the coding sequence ATGCGCACACCCCGCACGGCAGCAGTCCTGCTCGCCGCACTCGCACTCGCCGCCGCCGGATGCAGCGGCTCCGGCGGCAAGGACGCCGAGGAGAAGCCCGACGGCGGCAAGGGCGGCGGCAAGCCCGCCACGACCGAGCGGCTGAAGATCGCCATGGTGACCCACTCCGGAGAGGGCGACACCTTCTGGGACATCGTCCAGCGCGGCGCCAAGGACGCGGCGGCGAAGGACAACGTGGAGTTCCTGTACGCCGCGAACAAGGAGGGCAAGGAACAGGCCCAGCTGGTCCAGACGTACATCGACCAGGACGTGGACGGCATCGTCGTCACCCTCGCCAAACCGGAAGCGGTCAAGGACGTCGTCAAGAAGGCCGTCGCGGCCGGCATACCCGTCGTCACCATCAACTCCGGCGGGCAGTTCTCGCAGGAGGTCGGCGCGCTCAGCCACATCGGCCAGGACGAGTCCGTCGCCGGTGAGGCGGTCGGCGAGGAGCTCAACGCACGGGGGAAGAAGAAGGCGGTCTGCGTCATCCACGAGCAGGGCAACGTCTCGCTCGAGGACCGCTGCGCGGGAGTGAAGAAGACCTTCAAGGGCACCGTGGAGAACCTCAACGTCGACGGCACCAACATGCCCGCCACCACCTCCTCCATCGAGGCGAAGCTGCAGAGCGGCAAGGACATCGACGCCGTCGTCACCCTCGGCGCGCCGTTCGCCGCCGCCTCCGTCCAGGCCAGGCAGACCGCGGGGAGCAGCGCCGAGATCGACACCTTCGACCTGAACGCCGAGGTCGTCAAGCGGCTCAAGGCCAAGGAGGTCGGCTTCGCCGTCGACCAGCAGCCCTACCTCCAGGGTTATCTCGCCATCGACGAACTGTGGCTCAACAAGACCAACGGCAACGTCATCGGCGGCGGCAAGCCGGTGCTCACGGGACCGGCCCTGGTGACGGAGAAGGACGTCCCCGCGCTGGAGAAGCTCACGGCCGACGGCACACGGTGA
- a CDS encoding GAP family protein has translation MVLDLLLIAVAITLDPLPIMAFVLVLSSHKGVWRGLVFILAWLACLVAVIAAVLLFTGGTPPPPRSPPSTAALAAKLAIGIGLVAYGEYRRRRRGAPRRPPSGRAKHAHAAGAHSREGKEKGTDGMTPWSAAGLAVFLQPWGMVAAAATVVVKADLSHLTSYLALFGFCILATASLLAAELYTVFAPQAAGARLHRLRSWMEAHEEPAIIVGCLLIGLWLTGNSIYQLTS, from the coding sequence ATGGTCCTGGACTTGCTGCTCATCGCCGTGGCCATCACCCTCGACCCGTTGCCCATCATGGCGTTCGTGCTGGTGCTCTCGTCCCACAAGGGCGTCTGGCGGGGACTGGTCTTCATCCTCGCCTGGCTGGCCTGCCTCGTCGCGGTGATCGCCGCGGTCCTGCTGTTCACCGGCGGAACCCCGCCGCCGCCCAGGTCACCGCCCTCCACAGCCGCTCTCGCGGCCAAGCTCGCCATCGGCATCGGCCTGGTCGCGTACGGCGAGTACCGGCGCCGGCGCCGCGGCGCGCCACGCCGGCCTCCCTCCGGCCGCGCCAAGCACGCGCACGCGGCCGGGGCGCACTCCCGGGAGGGGAAGGAGAAGGGGACGGACGGGATGACCCCCTGGTCCGCGGCCGGACTCGCCGTCTTCCTCCAGCCGTGGGGCATGGTCGCCGCGGCCGCCACCGTCGTCGTGAAGGCGGACCTGTCCCATCTCACCTCGTATCTGGCCCTGTTCGGGTTCTGCATCCTGGCGACCGCCTCGTTGCTCGCCGCCGAGCTGTACACGGTGTTCGCGCCCCAGGCCGCGGGAGCCCGTCTGCATCGGCTGCGCTCCTGGATGGAGGCGCACGAGGAACCGGCCATCATCGTCGGCTGTCTGCTGATAGGCCTCTGGCTGACCGGCAACAGCATCTACCAGCTCACGAGTTGA
- a CDS encoding ATP-binding cassette domain-containing protein, which produces MGPQARGGDTVTTPHKDTVTTPHKTATALVELDDVSKYYGNIRALEGVSLEVHAGGITCVLGDNGAGKSTLIKIIAGLHQHDAGTLSIEGEETVLASPREALDRGIATVYQDLAVVPLMPVWRNFFLGSEPTKGSGPFKRLDVRMMRETTRAELLRMGIDLRDVDQPIGTLSGGERQCVAIARAVYFGARVLVLDEPTAALGVKQSGVVLKYVAAARDAGLGVVLITHNPHHAYLVGDRFVLLKRGTMAGSHRKSEITLDELTRQMAGGSELEDLRHELERAPVPRHVGGHDLGHG; this is translated from the coding sequence ATGGGTCCGCAAGCGCGCGGAGGCGACACGGTGACAACACCCCACAAGGACACGGTGACAACACCCCACAAGACGGCCACGGCCCTCGTGGAGCTCGACGACGTCAGCAAGTACTACGGCAACATCCGCGCGCTCGAAGGGGTGTCGCTCGAAGTCCACGCGGGCGGCATCACCTGTGTCCTCGGCGACAACGGCGCCGGGAAGTCCACCCTCATCAAGATCATCGCGGGGCTGCACCAGCACGACGCGGGCACCCTCTCGATCGAGGGCGAGGAGACGGTGCTGGCCTCGCCCCGCGAGGCCCTCGACCGGGGCATCGCCACCGTCTACCAGGACCTCGCCGTCGTCCCGCTCATGCCCGTCTGGCGGAACTTCTTCCTCGGCTCCGAGCCGACGAAGGGCAGCGGCCCCTTCAAACGTCTCGACGTCCGCATGATGCGCGAGACCACCCGCGCCGAACTGCTGCGCATGGGCATCGACCTGCGCGACGTCGACCAGCCCATCGGCACCCTGTCCGGCGGCGAGCGGCAGTGCGTGGCGATCGCCCGCGCCGTCTACTTCGGTGCCAGGGTGCTGGTCCTGGACGAGCCGACGGCGGCGCTCGGCGTCAAGCAGTCCGGCGTCGTGCTGAAGTACGTGGCGGCCGCACGCGACGCCGGACTCGGCGTCGTACTGATCACGCACAACCCGCACCACGCCTATCTCGTCGGAGACCGGTTCGTGCTGCTCAAGCGCGGCACCATGGCCGGCAGCCACCGCAAGTCGGAGATCACCCTGGACGAGCTCACCCGTCAGATGGCCGGCGGCAGCGAGCTCGAGGATCTCCGCCATGAGCTGGAGCGCGCCCCCGTCCCGCGTCACGTCGGAGGACATGACCTGGGCCACGGCTGA
- a CDS encoding SHOCT domain-containing protein: MPRLIRRVARTAVIAGTATAVSNRVSRRQSGRWAQQEQQQQGQPEGQPQPQGQVQQSTAAAPSSEAVPPPMPPDDDMGRKIDKLKELGELKAQGILTEQEFAVEKQKILG, from the coding sequence ATGCCACGCCTCATCCGCCGCGTCGCCCGCACCGCCGTCATCGCAGGAACCGCCACCGCGGTGTCCAACCGCGTGTCGCGGCGGCAGTCGGGCCGGTGGGCCCAGCAGGAGCAGCAGCAACAAGGACAGCCCGAGGGCCAGCCCCAGCCCCAGGGGCAGGTGCAGCAGAGCACGGCCGCGGCCCCGTCGTCGGAGGCCGTGCCGCCTCCGATGCCGCCCGACGACGACATGGGCAGAAAGATCGACAAGCTGAAGGAACTCGGCGAGCTGAAGGCGCAGGGGATCCTGACCGAGCAGGAGTTCGCGGTCGAGAAGCAGAAGATCCTCGGCTGA